A segment of the Zingiber officinale cultivar Zhangliang chromosome 8B, Zo_v1.1, whole genome shotgun sequence genome:
AACCAAGAACTCTTTCAGCAGCTTAGGCTTCATAAGGCGTAAACGTGTTAACTCCTTTCTCATTGACTGGAGCTCCCTTCTTGGATTCCGAATTAACTCAATTGAACTCGGACCATGAACTCCCCGCTTAAGAGCTAGCAAGAGGCATTTGCGTCACTCTTTTACCGTACGAGCCCGAGGTAGGTCCGGTTCTTGTTCTCCTTGAGGGTGCTGCTGTTGTATAAGCTTTTCTCCTCGAATCCTTAAGGTGTAGCTCCGATCATTTAGGGTGCTGGTTGAGTGCCGATAAAGCTCACTAAAGGATCAATAAACGGGCACGCACCAGCGTATATTAGTCAGAAGTGCATCTCAAGCTCCATCACTCTACGGGTTAGGGGAAGGGCAGCTTTTGAACGGGCACGGGTATCAGCTTCATAATATCATGTATCTTGTCCCTTAGGTTTTATCCGATCTGAAGAACTCTGTTAAGTCCCTCCCGTATTCGCATTCTCTTTATTAAGGTGCGCAGCCGGCGAACTGATCACTTAATGAATCTCTTTTCCCTGTCCCGAACTAGTATAATCAGGAAGAATCTTTCCTCTCTAAGTCGCTCGAGCCACTCGGTCCTTCGTTCTTTCCTTCCTCTTATGGCTCGGAAGGGGGGTCGAAAGGCGGGATCATAATCTTATATTAATTGCAAATCCTCGGACTGCAGCGTACAAAGAGTGAGGAGTGAAGTCGGCACTGAAGCACTTCCGCTCAACTTAGCTTTATATCCTAAGGATAAGGAAAGAGCTCCTCGGTGAACTGAACTCGAACCCTGTAGCGTACTGTTAGTTGAATTAATTATCTCGCGAactctgactttgagtttcaggTTTGATCTCCTTGCCTCCACATGGCACCAGCTCTTTATAGTAAGCTGTATGTACCTGCACCTGGATGAAACAACTAAATCAGTACTCGGCTCGGAAGGGTTTCAGGGTAAGTTCAAGATGCCCAGGAAATATATGCTACGGATCAAAAGACCAGGAAGAGCCTATAAAAGATAGCTCTATCAGACTCAGTAGGGACAGGGACAGAATGAAAGCATTAAGCATAAGATCACTCCAATCTATTCTGAAGTTAGCTGAAGATTCGAAAAAAGCCAATTATGCGGTTTTCCAAAGAGTACTAAAAGGGAATCTCTTTTTGACAAGGACAATGTCTGGATAAACACACGACCTATAGAAGTGATAGACTTGGGGACAAAAGATGCAACTTTCTTCTTCAAGCTGCTAAAACTTGATGATGAGAAAGCCAATGAGGAAGCAGTGAGTCAGTCCTCTACTGAGGGGGGGACCACTACTGTATTAGATCAACCCACTCAGTGggtcaaaaggagaaaaagaTTAGAAAGGGTGAGggtcaaaaggagaaaaagatgggggagaagaagccaagaaagaaaaagaataggtCACACTCCCCCACAATAGCACACCTCAACCGGAGGAGATCAAGAAGTGCGAGGTTCTTGTCTTTAGTTAGCACTTTCTCTCCCTTTCGTTATCTTCTGCCCCGGGTGGATTATCTGTGGCAAAAAAGAATGAGCCTATCTGTAATCAAAAGGAGTCGCTAACTCGAAGATCTTGATATGAATTTCTTATGAGAGGAAAAAGATGTGAGTAAGGATGAGAAAGATGGACAGTGAGGCTTGCTACATAACCATATATCGTCGAATTGCTCTGAAATTCTCAGCTATATGGGGGACTTGGATGGTGAGCAAAAACAATTGATCAAGAAGTTGGTAAACGATCGCATGATCTCAGGTAAAAGAACGAGAGTTCGTGCTATTTTATATAAAACTTTGAATCGCCCAGCTCGAACTGAACGCGATGTAATCAAACTTATGGTTGAGTCCGTAGATAATATAAAGCCAATATGCGAAGTGGTGAAAGTAGGAGTCGCAGGTACTCTTTATGATGTCCCAGGGATTGTAGCCAGGGATCGTCAACAAAGCTTAGCTATTCGTTGGATGCTTGGAGCAGCTTTCAAACGTAGTATAAGCTACAGGATAAGCTTAGAGAAAAGTTTATTTGCTGAGATACTTGATGCTTACCGAAAGAGGGGAATTGCACGtaagagaagagagaagaatCATGGACAGGCTTCCGCCAATAGAAGTTTCGCGCATTTCAGATGGTGGTAAAGTGATCCACAAGAGGTTCCTTCTACTTGATGAAAGACTCAGACTGCCGAGGAAAAGAGAAAGATGCTCCTACCGATAGCAGGGAATGAGACTACTACTAGCGGGACCAAGTTGAAAGAGAAAGATCACTGGCATGTGGTGAACCATACCGAGATAAAGCAAGGAACGAGTGAGAACGACGGGGCAGACTAGAAAGACTGGATAGGCTCTAGCGCGAGAGAGACATGTTCCAGGACGGAGCCGTATGACGCGAGAGTCTCACGTACGGTTCCTTTGAGAAGGGTGTGAGACCACCACCTATCAGGCCCGACGAGCGGTCCACGGAGCTGCATCCCTACTCAACCGGTCCATGCACATCGCTCTCTCCAGGAGGTTGGCCGCCTATCCTAGATCTTCCCATTTCCAAGAAGATCCCCGGCTCGATCTGGTTGAGTATCAAGGTTCTTCTCTTTCTGTTCCTATATATATGGGTCCGTGCAGCATTTCCACGATATCGTTATGATCAATTAATGGGACTTGGCCGGAAAGTGTTCTTGCCTCTATCATTAGCTCGGGTAGTCCCCGTTTCAGGTCTTTCAGTCACCTTTCGATGGCTCCCTTAATGTCTTTGCCAGGAAGGAAGAAGCGGGCTACTCCCCGAAAATGCCCCGCCGTCGTTGGGGATTCATTGCTCGTTCTGCTGGTCCACTCGgccttttttcttctttcttgtttcGTGTCCTCGTCTCTCTCGCTTACGCTCGAGCCCTCCTGGAATAATGCTCGTACCTCTCCAACTCAGTCGAGCCCTAATAGAACGGCCCTCTCCCTATCCGTAACTATATACTCAGACTTTTGACTCCCTTCTCAGTTGAGCTATCTGACGGGCCTATTCAAAACTACGAAAGATCTGCCCGTGGGCTCTAATGGATTCTTCCTGCCTGGCACCTGCTACTAAATGAAAGTCTCTTGTCCCAGTAGAGGAAAGGAGAGTGAACCTATTACTTCAAGTACGCTACTGGGAAAAGAGCTCACAGTGCAGCGGGAGAGGCCCGAGGTAACGACGGGCTGCTGCCGTGAAGAGTGAAAGTTCAAACTCAGAGTTCAGAGACTGAGATTACATTCCTATTGTTCTAGGTGCAAGTGAGTTG
Coding sequences within it:
- the LOC122017802 gene encoding ribosomal protein S7, mitochondrial → MGDLDGEQKQLIKKLVNDRMISGKRTRVRAILYKTLNRPARTERDVIKLMVESVDNIKPICEVVKVGVAGTLYDVPGIVARDRQQSLAIRWMLGAAFKRSISYRISLEKSLFAEILDAYRKRGIARKRREKNHGQASANRSFAHFRWW